Proteins co-encoded in one Kribbella solani genomic window:
- a CDS encoding ABC transporter permease — MSAPLEVDPAASSAQPEALLAGAGKIEGRSLWQISWMRLKRDKVAIAGGIFVLFLIVVGIFAPLICKLVGVTPNDFHQDLVDPSLQIPIGKLGGISASHPFGVEPVNGRDIFARILYGARISLLIAFLATLLSVVIGVVLGITAGYFGGWVDTLISRLMDIFLAFPLVLFALALVGVVPDSILGLQGDALRVALIVFIIGFFSWPYIGRIIRGQTLSLREREFVDAARSLGARRPYILFTELLPNLIAPILVYATLLIPTNVLFEAGLSYLGVGVRPPTASWGDMLSTAANWYQVDPMYMVPPGLAIFLTVLAFNLFGDGLRDALDPRSR, encoded by the coding sequence GTGAGCGCGCCACTCGAGGTCGATCCCGCGGCGTCGTCCGCTCAGCCGGAGGCGCTGCTCGCGGGTGCCGGCAAGATCGAGGGCCGGTCACTCTGGCAGATCTCCTGGATGCGGCTGAAGCGGGACAAGGTAGCGATCGCCGGCGGCATCTTCGTGCTGTTCCTGATCGTGGTCGGCATCTTCGCGCCGCTGATCTGCAAGCTGGTCGGCGTCACCCCGAACGACTTCCACCAGGACCTGGTCGACCCGTCGCTGCAGATCCCGATCGGCAAGCTCGGCGGGATCAGCGCCAGTCACCCGTTCGGCGTCGAGCCGGTGAACGGCCGCGACATCTTCGCCCGGATCCTGTACGGCGCCCGGATCTCGCTGCTGATCGCGTTCCTCGCGACCTTGCTGTCGGTGGTGATCGGCGTCGTGCTGGGCATCACCGCCGGGTACTTCGGCGGCTGGGTGGACACCCTGATCAGCCGGCTGATGGACATCTTCCTGGCCTTCCCGCTGGTGCTGTTCGCGCTCGCCCTGGTCGGCGTGGTGCCGGACTCGATCCTCGGCCTGCAGGGCGACGCGCTCCGGGTCGCGCTGATCGTGTTCATCATCGGCTTCTTCAGCTGGCCGTACATCGGCCGGATCATCCGCGGCCAGACCCTGTCGCTGCGCGAACGGGAGTTCGTCGACGCGGCCCGGAGCCTCGGCGCCCGGCGTCCGTACATCCTGTTCACCGAGCTGCTGCCGAACCTGATCGCCCCGATCCTGGTGTACGCGACGCTGCTGATTCCGACCAACGTGCTGTTCGAGGCCGGCCTGTCGTACCTCGGCGTCGGGGTCCGGCCGCCGACCGCGAGCTGGGGCGACATGCTCTCCACGGCGGCGAACTGGTACCAGGTCGACCCGATGTACATGGTGCCGCCCGGCCTGGCGATCTTCCTGACCGTGCTGGCCTTCAACTTGTTCGGCGACGGGCTGCGCGATGCCCTCGACCCGCGATCGCGGTAG
- a CDS encoding alpha/beta hydrolase, whose amino-acid sequence MSVSLLGGWFPAMLDVLAAGALIAAVGWRNRNWRWRAVPLIAGATLLLTMLAAYPGAKAVGITDPLPFSVWFWFGLTISALIVLAAGWRTARWWRRGTAVVAAALAALVCANGVNQFVGYYPTIDSAVNDWTNAPLPGQVSMAGLRGGASVKVPAAGRLVAVNIPDTYSHFGHRQELVYLPPIWFVKSAHRHHLPVVELIGGERGGPGDWVRLGNAVQVSDAYARQHHGFAPILVFADATERFDNDTECVNGPKGNSADHLDQDIPKYIEKTFGAATNPDQWAVAGFSMGGTCSIDLVVEHPDVFHHFLDISGDLAPYTSTPAASLHDLYGGNVALEKANEPLLVMRAHGKYTGVNGLFLTSTQERRHQHEAEELSKAAAKVGIWSRVQISPGTHVWQFAAPAFATAYPWLVSQLAPQAGQHGQHRETRHTKPA is encoded by the coding sequence ATGAGCGTATCGCTGCTTGGGGGATGGTTTCCGGCGATGCTGGACGTGCTGGCCGCGGGGGCGTTGATCGCCGCGGTGGGGTGGCGGAACCGGAACTGGCGGTGGCGGGCGGTTCCGCTGATCGCGGGGGCGACGTTGCTGCTGACGATGCTGGCGGCGTACCCGGGGGCGAAGGCGGTCGGGATCACCGATCCGTTGCCGTTCTCGGTGTGGTTCTGGTTCGGGCTCACGATTTCGGCACTGATCGTTCTCGCTGCCGGGTGGCGTACGGCGCGCTGGTGGCGGCGCGGCACCGCGGTCGTCGCGGCGGCGCTCGCTGCCCTGGTCTGCGCCAACGGCGTCAACCAGTTCGTCGGGTACTACCCGACCATCGACTCCGCGGTGAACGACTGGACGAACGCACCGCTCCCCGGCCAGGTGTCGATGGCCGGCCTGCGCGGCGGGGCGAGCGTGAAGGTACCGGCGGCCGGCCGGTTGGTCGCCGTGAACATCCCCGACACGTACAGTCACTTCGGCCACCGCCAGGAGCTCGTGTACCTGCCGCCGATCTGGTTCGTGAAGAGCGCGCACCGGCACCACCTGCCGGTGGTGGAGCTGATCGGCGGCGAGCGTGGCGGCCCGGGCGACTGGGTCCGGCTCGGCAACGCGGTGCAGGTCTCGGACGCGTACGCGCGCCAGCACCACGGTTTCGCGCCGATCCTGGTCTTCGCGGACGCCACCGAGCGGTTCGACAACGACACCGAGTGCGTGAACGGGCCGAAGGGCAACTCGGCCGATCACCTCGACCAGGACATCCCCAAGTACATCGAGAAGACCTTCGGCGCCGCCACCAACCCGGACCAGTGGGCGGTCGCCGGGTTCTCGATGGGCGGTACCTGCTCGATCGATCTGGTCGTCGAGCACCCGGACGTTTTCCACCACTTCCTGGACATCTCCGGCGACCTCGCGCCGTACACCAGCACCCCCGCGGCGAGCCTGCACGATCTGTACGGCGGTAATGTGGCCCTGGAGAAGGCGAACGAGCCGCTGCTGGTGATGCGCGCCCACGGCAAGTACACGGGAGTGAACGGATTGTTCCTGACCAGCACGCAGGAGCGCCGGCACCAGCACGAGGCCGAGGAGCTCTCGAAGGCCGCGGCCAAGGTAGGCATCTGGTCGCGGGTCCAGATCTCGCCCGGCACGCACGTGTGGCAGTTCGCGGCTCCGGCTTTCGCGACCGCTTATCCTTGGCTGGTCAGCCAACTTGCTCCCCAGGCCGGGCAGCACGGTCAGCACAGGGAAACGAGGCATACGAAACCGGCGTGA
- a CDS encoding ABC transporter ATP-binding protein, producing MTETIERGDAFLDVRDLKVHFPTDDGLVKSVDGVSFKLERGKTLGIVGESGSGKSVTSLSIMGLHKPGVANISGQIFLDGQDLVSSSREEVRLLRGKRMAMIFQDPLSAMHPFYTVGKQIIEAYRVHNEVSKQVARKHAIEMLDRVGIPQPDKRVDAYPHEFSGGMRQRAMIAMALSCDPDLLIADEPTTALDVTVQAQILDLIRDLQREFNSAVIIITHDLGVVAELADDIQVMYAGRAVEYGTAESIFDRPQHPYTWGLLGSMPRIDRERTERLVPIKGTPPSLINVPSGCAFNPRCNYAHLNNGASETERPELLDTGNGHLVACHLSPQNRRQAWENDIKPKL from the coding sequence ATGACCGAAACCATCGAACGCGGTGACGCGTTTCTCGACGTGCGGGACCTGAAGGTGCACTTCCCGACCGACGACGGGCTGGTCAAGTCCGTCGACGGGGTGTCGTTCAAGCTGGAGCGCGGCAAGACGCTCGGCATCGTCGGCGAGTCCGGCTCCGGCAAGAGCGTCACCAGCCTGTCGATCATGGGCCTGCACAAGCCGGGCGTGGCGAACATCAGCGGTCAGATCTTCCTCGACGGGCAGGACCTGGTCAGCTCGTCGCGCGAAGAGGTCCGGCTGCTTCGCGGCAAGCGGATGGCGATGATCTTCCAGGACCCGCTGTCGGCGATGCATCCGTTCTACACGGTCGGCAAACAGATCATCGAGGCCTACCGCGTACATAACGAGGTCAGCAAACAGGTCGCCCGCAAGCACGCGATCGAGATGCTGGACCGGGTCGGCATCCCGCAGCCGGACAAGCGCGTGGACGCGTACCCGCACGAGTTCTCCGGCGGGATGCGGCAGCGCGCGATGATCGCGATGGCACTGTCCTGCGACCCGGACCTGCTGATCGCCGACGAGCCGACGACCGCGCTGGACGTCACCGTGCAGGCGCAGATCCTGGACCTGATCCGGGACCTGCAGCGGGAGTTCAACTCGGCCGTCATCATCATCACCCACGACCTCGGCGTGGTCGCCGAGCTGGCCGACGACATCCAGGTGATGTACGCCGGCCGCGCGGTCGAGTACGGCACCGCCGAGAGCATCTTCGACCGGCCGCAGCACCCGTACACCTGGGGTCTGCTCGGCTCGATGCCGCGGATCGACCGGGAGCGTACCGAGCGGCTGGTGCCGATCAAGGGCACGCCGCCGAGCCTGATCAACGTACCGAGCGGCTGCGCGTTCAACCCGCGCTGCAACTACGCGCACCTGAACAACGGCGCCAGCGAGACCGAGCGTCCGGAGCTGCTCGACACCGGGAACGGCCACCTGGTCGCCTGCCATCTCTCCCCGCAGAACCGCCGGCAGGCGTGGGAGAACGACATCAAGCCGAAGCTGTGA
- a CDS encoding ABC transporter substrate-binding protein — MRWNRITTVTAVSAAVALSLVACGGPKAQSGGSNSGGGGATPEFNAAVDKVFNPSDKKGGTLRMAITENWDSTDPGDTYYGLSWNLVRNYVRPLMTFKAAPGADGAKPVPDLAEAPGVPSDGAKTWTYKIRKGVKFEDGTEVTSKDVKYAVARSLDKATLPNGPTYFNDFLLDIPKGYSVYKDKTLAGVAKAIETPDDQTIIFHLNKPFASFDYFAQLPSTAPVPQAKDTGAKYKEHPISTGPYKFASYDANSGISLVRNDQYDASTDPDSGRKALPDKITVAFNVNGTDIDNRLIAGDLDVDIAGTGVQPETQAKILADPKLKAHADNVPAPRLNFTVLNSQVAPLDNIHCRKAVLYAADHEGYQRAYGGPIGGDIATNLMPPSITGAEKFDDYGFETDKNGNVQKAKDELKQCGQPNGFPMNIAYRADRAKEKAVAETLQQSLAKAGIVLTTKPYPTGDYTKRFAGKPDFALANKLGLIVYSWGADWNDGFGFLSQIVDSRVIRATGGNTNLGIRIPEVDKLIDQAMSTTDETARNKLWVDVDKKVMEQAAALPGIWAKGLLYRPDTLANVFTNHGQNMYDYAAIGLAQK; from the coding sequence ATGAGATGGAATCGCATCACGACGGTCACCGCCGTCAGTGCGGCCGTCGCCTTGAGCCTGGTGGCTTGTGGTGGACCGAAGGCGCAGTCGGGGGGCTCGAACAGCGGCGGCGGTGGCGCCACTCCCGAGTTCAACGCGGCCGTGGACAAGGTGTTCAACCCGAGCGACAAAAAGGGTGGCACCCTGCGGATGGCGATCACCGAGAACTGGGACTCTACCGACCCCGGTGACACCTACTACGGCCTGTCCTGGAACCTGGTCCGGAACTACGTCCGGCCGCTGATGACGTTCAAGGCGGCGCCGGGCGCCGACGGCGCGAAGCCGGTGCCGGACCTGGCCGAGGCGCCAGGCGTGCCGAGCGACGGCGCGAAGACCTGGACGTACAAGATCCGCAAGGGCGTGAAGTTCGAGGACGGCACCGAGGTCACCTCGAAGGACGTCAAGTACGCGGTGGCGCGGTCGCTGGACAAGGCGACGCTGCCGAACGGCCCGACGTACTTCAACGACTTCCTGCTGGACATCCCGAAGGGGTACAGCGTCTACAAGGACAAGACGCTGGCCGGCGTGGCGAAGGCGATCGAGACGCCGGACGACCAGACCATCATCTTCCACCTGAACAAGCCGTTCGCGAGCTTCGACTACTTCGCCCAGCTGCCGTCGACGGCTCCGGTGCCGCAGGCGAAGGACACCGGCGCGAAGTACAAGGAACACCCGATCTCGACCGGTCCGTACAAGTTCGCGAGCTATGACGCGAACTCGGGCATCAGCCTGGTCCGCAACGACCAGTACGACGCGTCCACCGACCCGGACTCGGGCCGCAAGGCGCTGCCGGACAAGATCACCGTCGCGTTCAACGTGAACGGCACCGACATCGACAACCGGCTGATCGCCGGCGACCTCGACGTCGACATCGCCGGTACCGGCGTGCAGCCGGAGACCCAGGCGAAGATCCTGGCCGACCCGAAGCTGAAGGCGCACGCCGACAACGTGCCGGCGCCGCGGCTGAACTTCACCGTGCTGAACAGCCAGGTCGCGCCGCTGGACAACATCCACTGCCGCAAGGCCGTGCTGTACGCCGCCGACCACGAGGGCTACCAGCGCGCGTACGGCGGCCCGATCGGTGGCGACATCGCCACCAACCTGATGCCGCCGTCGATCACCGGTGCGGAGAAGTTCGACGACTACGGCTTCGAGACCGACAAGAACGGCAACGTCCAGAAGGCCAAGGACGAGCTGAAGCAGTGCGGTCAGCCGAACGGCTTCCCGATGAACATCGCCTACCGCGCCGACCGGGCCAAGGAGAAGGCGGTCGCGGAGACGCTGCAGCAGTCGCTGGCGAAGGCCGGCATCGTGCTGACCACCAAGCCGTACCCGACCGGTGACTACACCAAGCGGTTCGCCGGCAAGCCGGACTTCGCGCTGGCGAACAAGCTCGGCCTGATCGTCTACAGCTGGGGCGCGGACTGGAACGACGGCTTCGGCTTCCTCAGCCAGATCGTCGACAGCCGGGTGATCCGGGCCACCGGTGGTAACACCAACCTGGGTATCCGCATCCCCGAGGTCGACAAGCTGATCGACCAGGCGATGTCCACCACCGACGAAACCGCCCGGAACAAGCTCTGGGTGGACGTCGACAAGAAGGTGATGGAGCAGGCGGCGGCGCTGCCGGGCATCTGGGCCAAGGGCCTGCTGTACCGCCCGGACACGCTGGCCAACGTGTTCACGAACCACGGCCAGAACATGTACGACTACGCGGCGATCGGGCTCGCGCAGAAGTAG
- a CDS encoding ABC transporter ATP-binding protein: protein MGEELLAVDGLVKHFPIRKGILQRQVGAVQAVDGLTFNVTRGETLSLVGESGCGKTTTGRLLTRLLEPTSGTIRFEGRDISHLGEGRMRPMRRDVQMIFQDPYGSLNPRHTVGKIVGAPFRLQHVKTEHGVKKAVQELLELVGLSPEHYNRYPHEFSGGQRQRIGIARTLALRPKLIVADEPVSALDVSIQAQVVNLLEDLQDEFDLTYVMIAHDLSVVRHVSDRVAVMYLGKIVELADRVSLYERPMHPYTVALLSAVPVPDTKRKGKQERIRLQGDVPSPINPPPACRFHTRCWKAQEICKTQEPPLIELAPGHQTACHFPENQDAKAATPAT, encoded by the coding sequence ATGGGCGAGGAGCTGCTCGCGGTCGACGGCCTCGTCAAGCACTTCCCGATCCGCAAGGGCATCCTGCAGCGGCAGGTCGGCGCGGTCCAGGCGGTCGACGGCCTGACCTTCAACGTGACCCGCGGCGAGACGCTGTCGCTGGTGGGGGAGTCCGGCTGCGGCAAGACCACCACCGGCCGGCTGCTCACCCGGCTGCTCGAACCGACCTCCGGCACGATCAGGTTCGAAGGGCGGGACATCAGCCACCTCGGCGAGGGCCGGATGCGGCCGATGCGCCGCGACGTGCAGATGATCTTCCAGGACCCGTACGGTTCGCTGAACCCGCGGCACACGGTCGGCAAGATCGTCGGCGCGCCGTTCCGGCTGCAGCACGTGAAGACCGAGCACGGCGTGAAGAAGGCCGTCCAGGAGCTGCTGGAGCTGGTCGGTCTGAGCCCGGAGCACTACAACCGGTACCCGCACGAGTTCTCCGGTGGTCAGCGGCAGCGGATCGGGATCGCCCGGACGCTCGCGCTGCGGCCGAAGCTGATCGTCGCCGACGAGCCGGTGTCCGCGCTGGACGTGTCCATCCAGGCCCAGGTGGTGAACCTGCTGGAGGACCTGCAGGACGAGTTCGACCTGACGTACGTGATGATTGCGCACGACCTGTCGGTGGTCCGGCACGTGTCGGACCGGGTCGCGGTGATGTACCTCGGCAAGATCGTCGAGCTCGCGGACCGGGTCAGCCTGTACGAGCGGCCGATGCACCCGTACACGGTCGCGTTGCTGTCGGCGGTGCCGGTGCCGGACACGAAGCGGAAGGGCAAGCAGGAGCGGATCCGGTTGCAGGGCGACGTCCCGAGCCCGATCAACCCGCCGCCGGCCTGCCGCTTCCACACCCGCTGCTGGAAGGCGCAGGAGATCTGCAAGACCCAGGAACCGCCGCTGATCGAGCTCGCGCCGGGGCACCAGACGGCGTGCCACTTCCCGGAGAACCAGGACGCCAAGGCCGCAACGCCGGCCACCTGA
- a CDS encoding HAD family phosphatase: MPGLQAVLWDMDGTLVDSEKVWAEVQLELLASLGASWTLDDCMTLIGSDLRDAVQVWMTRIPAGVISAEELADRMFSEVVVALRREVTFQPGALELLQALRKEEVPCALVSASYRSMIDAVLGHLPPNPFDVIVAGDEVTLGKPHPEPYLTGAAKLGVDPANCIVIEDSVTGTEAGTAAGMYVVAVPQWVTIPDAPRRLVVKSLEPLTPESLRALLR; this comes from the coding sequence GTGCCGGGCCTGCAGGCGGTGTTGTGGGACATGGACGGGACGTTGGTGGACTCCGAGAAGGTGTGGGCGGAGGTGCAGCTGGAGCTGCTCGCCTCGCTGGGGGCGTCGTGGACGCTGGACGACTGCATGACGCTGATCGGGAGCGACCTGCGCGATGCCGTCCAGGTGTGGATGACGCGGATCCCGGCCGGCGTGATCAGCGCCGAGGAGCTCGCCGACCGGATGTTCTCCGAGGTGGTCGTGGCGCTGCGCCGCGAGGTCACGTTCCAGCCGGGCGCGCTGGAGCTGTTGCAGGCGCTCCGCAAGGAGGAGGTGCCCTGCGCGCTGGTCTCGGCGTCGTACCGGTCGATGATCGACGCGGTGCTCGGCCATCTGCCGCCGAACCCGTTCGACGTGATCGTCGCCGGTGACGAGGTGACGCTCGGCAAGCCGCACCCGGAGCCGTACCTGACCGGTGCCGCGAAGCTCGGCGTCGATCCGGCGAACTGCATAGTGATCGAGGACTCGGTCACCGGTACGGAGGCGGGTACGGCAGCCGGCATGTACGTCGTCGCGGTGCCGCAGTGGGTGACGATTCCGGACGCGCCGCGGCGGCTCGTGGTGAAGTCGCTCGAGCCGCTGACGCCGGAGTCTCTGCGCGCTTTGCTCCGTTGA
- a CDS encoding ABC transporter substrate-binding protein, which translates to MGELVRRVSAAVVVSALGVSLAACGQPDDNAPHPGEQTPKPVLLKLATTDSIASLDPAGPYDAGARTIQANLYQTLLTILPDKPTPVPDAADCQFDSPTTYTCSLKDQLTFPNGHKLTASDVKFSFDRLVKLKTPGGAASWFSSVKSVSTPDELTAVFNLTHPDARLPYLLTTTAASIVDEQSYPANALLENKAVGSGPYQLAAYTPGSELTLTKFAGYRGSRAAQNDGVTISLKKDSAALYAAITTGKADLAYHGFGPSLLDNLRKSNQVQVVEASSAEIRFFTFQMKSLIARKPAVRQAVAQLIDRPAIAKKAYGDHVNPLYSVVPPGFGGQVDAFKAAYKQPNKATATALLKTAGIVTPVPLTVGWTPTQYGTGAKAEVLELKRQLEASGLFKVTLRSAEWPQYQVGTKAGAYDLYQAGWTPDYPDADDYVAPFVAADGAFANGYRSSAALKLLQQERTEQNGLKRDDLISQLQGVLAQDAPVIPVWQGRVAVAAGKDLQGVQTAVDQLSLLYFSPLRK; encoded by the coding sequence GTGGGTGAGTTGGTGCGCCGAGTGTCGGCGGCCGTGGTTGTCAGCGCGCTGGGGGTGTCGCTGGCCGCTTGTGGTCAGCCGGACGACAACGCGCCACACCCTGGCGAGCAGACACCGAAGCCGGTGCTGCTGAAGCTGGCGACGACCGACTCGATCGCGTCCCTCGACCCGGCCGGCCCGTACGACGCCGGCGCGCGCACCATCCAGGCGAACCTGTACCAGACCCTGCTGACGATCCTCCCGGACAAGCCGACCCCGGTGCCGGACGCGGCGGACTGTCAGTTCGACTCACCGACGACGTACACGTGCAGCCTGAAGGATCAGCTGACCTTCCCGAACGGGCACAAGCTGACCGCCTCGGACGTGAAGTTCAGCTTCGACCGCCTGGTCAAGCTGAAGACGCCCGGGGGAGCGGCGTCCTGGTTCAGCTCGGTGAAGTCCGTGAGTACGCCGGACGAGCTGACCGCGGTCTTCAACCTGACCCATCCGGATGCCCGGTTGCCGTACCTGCTGACCACGACCGCCGCGTCGATCGTGGACGAGCAGTCGTACCCCGCGAACGCGCTGCTGGAGAACAAGGCGGTCGGCTCCGGGCCGTACCAGCTGGCCGCGTACACGCCGGGGTCGGAGCTGACGCTGACGAAGTTCGCCGGGTACCGCGGTTCGCGGGCGGCGCAGAACGACGGCGTGACGATCAGCCTGAAGAAGGACTCGGCCGCGTTGTACGCGGCGATCACCACCGGCAAGGCGGATCTGGCGTACCACGGGTTCGGCCCGAGTCTGCTGGACAACTTGCGTAAGTCGAACCAGGTCCAGGTGGTCGAGGCGAGTTCCGCCGAGATCCGGTTCTTCACGTTCCAGATGAAGTCGCTGATCGCGCGCAAGCCCGCCGTACGCCAGGCCGTCGCGCAGCTGATCGACCGGCCGGCGATCGCGAAGAAGGCGTACGGCGATCACGTGAACCCGTTGTACTCCGTGGTGCCGCCGGGCTTCGGTGGACAGGTCGACGCGTTCAAGGCGGCGTACAAGCAACCGAACAAGGCGACCGCCACGGCGTTGCTGAAGACCGCCGGCATCGTCACGCCGGTGCCGCTGACGGTCGGCTGGACCCCCACGCAGTACGGCACCGGCGCGAAGGCCGAGGTGCTCGAGCTGAAGCGTCAGCTGGAGGCGTCCGGCCTGTTCAAGGTGACGTTGCGAAGCGCCGAGTGGCCGCAGTACCAGGTCGGCACCAAGGCCGGCGCGTACGACCTGTACCAGGCCGGGTGGACGCCGGACTACCCCGACGCGGACGACTACGTCGCGCCGTTCGTTGCCGCTGACGGAGCGTTCGCGAACGGCTACCGTTCGTCCGCGGCCCTGAAGCTGCTGCAGCAGGAGCGGACCGAGCAGAACGGCCTGAAGCGCGACGACCTGATCAGTCAGCTACAGGGTGTACTCGCGCAGGACGCGCCGGTGATCCCGGTTTGGCAGGGGCGGGTCGCGGTCGCGGCCGGCAAGGACCTGCAGGGCGTACAGACAGCTGTCGACCAGCTTTCTTTGCTGTACTTCTCACCTTTGCGTAAGTGA
- a CDS encoding ABC transporter permease, producing the protein MISDDPRPPPPRTVLAYLVRRVIGAVILLFIVTAVTFSIFFMVPKLGGATADDLASRYVGRSASQEQVHETAVRLGFTDPLYVQYGRFVKGLVVGQDYNYGPATEHCPAPCFGYSFLTQQPVWPDLVARIPVTASLAGGAAFIWLVTGVGTGIISALRRGSILDRSLMSVALAGVSLPIFFTGLLALSIFSYNLGWTQQGGTNPLDETNPLWWAYDLILPWVTLAFLYAAAYARLTRAGMLETMNEDFVRTARAKGLTERDVIIKHGLRSALTPILTIFGLDLGLLLGGAILTETTFSLPGIGQYAVIALRANDLPKVLGVTLVAAFFIVLANLIVDLLYAVVDPRVRIS; encoded by the coding sequence GTGATCAGCGATGATCCCCGGCCACCACCGCCGCGCACGGTGCTCGCATATCTGGTCCGCCGGGTGATCGGGGCAGTGATCCTGCTCTTCATCGTCACGGCAGTCACGTTCTCGATCTTCTTCATGGTCCCGAAGCTCGGCGGTGCCACCGCCGACGACCTGGCGTCCCGCTACGTCGGCAGGAGCGCCAGTCAGGAGCAGGTCCACGAGACCGCAGTCAGGCTCGGCTTCACCGATCCTCTCTACGTGCAGTACGGCCGGTTCGTGAAGGGCCTGGTCGTCGGCCAGGACTACAACTACGGTCCGGCCACCGAGCACTGCCCCGCGCCGTGCTTCGGGTACTCCTTCCTGACCCAGCAGCCGGTCTGGCCGGACCTGGTCGCGCGAATACCCGTGACCGCGTCACTGGCCGGTGGTGCCGCCTTCATCTGGCTGGTCACCGGCGTCGGCACCGGCATCATCTCGGCCCTCAGACGCGGGTCGATCCTGGATCGATCGCTGATGTCGGTGGCGCTGGCCGGCGTCTCGCTGCCGATCTTCTTCACCGGCCTGCTGGCGTTGTCGATCTTCAGTTACAACCTCGGCTGGACCCAGCAGGGCGGTACGAACCCGCTCGACGAAACCAATCCGTTGTGGTGGGCGTACGACCTGATCCTCCCGTGGGTGACGCTCGCGTTCCTGTACGCCGCGGCGTACGCGCGACTGACCCGCGCGGGCATGCTGGAGACGATGAACGAGGACTTCGTCCGGACCGCGCGGGCCAAGGGCCTGACCGAGCGGGACGTGATCATCAAGCACGGCCTGCGATCCGCGCTGACCCCGATCCTGACCATCTTCGGACTGGACCTCGGCCTGCTGCTGGGCGGAGCGATCCTGACCGAAACCACCTTCTCGCTGCCGGGCATCGGCCAGTACGCCGTGATCGCGCTGCGCGCCAACGACCTGCCGAAGGTACTCGGCGTGACGCTGGTCGCCGCGTTCTTCATCGTGCTGGCGAACCTGATCGTTGACCTCCTGTACGCCGTCGTCGACCCGAGGGTGCGGATCTCATGA
- a CDS encoding SGNH/GDSL hydrolase family protein, with product MIKILRRLTTGLILIVIISALNAGDTVSEVDLAQLQTPGLVNVVALGDSVTSGTNCNCSGFPQMYADALQAKRGKPVHVDNLGVGGLDSTGLLQSLNQDDSTAEVATARASVVLLTIGANDFGDHHDDVTSGQCTSDCVADEFEQLTVNLGKILNRIHVLRDHLPTTILMTGYWNVFKDGAVAQQQYPASGRVASDQLTVRTNSAIAAAAHADDATYVDIYSPFEDDATNITALLAPDGDHPNAAGHALIAQILLNATPSHLKTTVHKG from the coding sequence GTGATCAAAATACTCCGACGGCTCACCACCGGCTTGATACTGATCGTGATCATCTCCGCGCTGAACGCGGGCGACACGGTCAGTGAGGTCGACCTCGCGCAACTGCAGACCCCGGGCCTGGTGAACGTGGTCGCCCTCGGCGACTCGGTCACGTCGGGGACGAACTGCAACTGTTCAGGGTTTCCACAGATGTACGCCGACGCGCTCCAGGCGAAGCGCGGCAAGCCGGTGCACGTGGACAACCTCGGCGTTGGTGGACTCGACTCGACCGGGCTGCTGCAGAGCCTGAACCAGGACGACTCCACCGCCGAGGTCGCCACCGCCCGCGCGAGCGTGGTGCTGCTGACGATCGGCGCGAACGACTTCGGTGACCATCACGACGACGTCACCAGCGGCCAGTGCACCTCGGACTGCGTCGCGGACGAGTTCGAGCAGCTGACCGTCAACCTCGGCAAGATCCTGAACCGGATCCACGTCCTCCGCGATCACCTGCCGACCACGATCCTGATGACCGGGTACTGGAACGTGTTCAAGGACGGCGCGGTCGCCCAGCAGCAGTACCCGGCGAGTGGGCGGGTCGCGAGTGACCAGCTCACCGTGCGTACGAACAGCGCGATCGCCGCGGCGGCACATGCGGACGACGCGACGTACGTCGACATCTACTCGCCGTTCGAGGACGACGCGACGAACATCACCGCGCTGCTCGCCCCCGACGGCGACCACCCGAACGCGGCCGGGCACGCCCTGATCGCGCAGATCCTGCTGAACGCGACGCCCAGCCACCTGAAGACGACCGTCCACAAGGGCTAG